Below is a window of Tolypothrix bouteillei VB521301 DNA.
CGAGACCAAAATGGTAACGCCTCAACAGCTTTAAATACCAGCGAGTATATCAAACCAGGTGTCCACTTTCTGGATGTTGTTACTCTCAAAGATGTTACTGCTGATGAATTAAGATATATCATTGGCAACATTCTTTACACCAGTCGCTATGGTGCTGTTTCCAGTCGTGTTGGACGGATAGAAAATTCGATATTAGGTATCTTTGGCAGTATTGCTGAACTCCCCAGTTCTTTGGAACTCGTACAAGCTATTTATGATGCCTTAGAAAAACCTTTAGAACATCCAATGAATAGCAAGCGTTTAGCGGAAAAAGCGAAAGAAGTACTTTCTAGCTGGAAGAATAAGCGAGGTGTTTCTGTGTATTTGTCTGACGAAGAAGTCGCAAGCGTAATTTCTGATGTCGAGCATCATTGGTCTGAAGAAAAACGGGATAATTTCTTGAAGCAGTTAAGCCAATCTTATGAACCTTTCCGTCAAGTTCCTGCTGAATCTAAAAAAGGCAAGAGCAAAGGTAAAAAAGCTACAGCCGAAGTAGAGAGTTAAGCTATGACAACAATTCCTTTTCAGCAGGCAAAGCTTGTGGAATTAATTTGTTTAGAACCAGTCTTTTTTGCCTCTAGGGAGTTGTCTGATACCTACTATACTGAAGGGACGATTGGGAATTATGCTCTAACCTATGCTTTGGGTTTAGTGTATTCTCCCTATCGTCTCCAAGGACAGGCTACAGGACGACCTACTTACAAAGAAGATTTTGAAGCGATCGCACAAGCATTTTACATATTACCTGCTTCACCTGCAAATGGTCGAGTGACTTTCCGGTTTGAACGTTTCAATGCTCTTTCTGATGCTTATTGGTATGCAATGACTAATAATCGAGTCGCTACTGCAAGAGAAGATTTGCCATTGCAACGCCAAGGGAAAAAGCCTAATTCCTTTAGACCAAGTAATTTTCCTCAAACTGGAAGATTGCGGATGATTGAACGTGGTAATAAATTTCAAACTGTAGTCTTTGGCGATCGCGAATTACCCGACTATATCCGTGTTGGTAAGTTTGCTAGCAAAGTTAAAGTCAATGTTTTAGAGCAATTTGATGTCATTTCATTACCAAATGGACAGTATCAAACTAGAGCTTACTTGAACGTTGCAGATTTACCACCACAAATAGAAATTTTGTCTTTTGATTTAATTTCTATGCCTCCAGCGCCAATACTGAAAAATCTTCATTTTCAAGGTACTGCTTGGCAGGTAGGAGAAATCATTGTTCCATCTGGTTTACAATTTTGTTGTGGAGCTAGAAGTAATGACTAATCAAAGATTGGTGATTCAACTTGAATCTCGTAGTATTTTCGCTTGTCCATCACCACCTGAAGATATTTCACGTCTTGGTAGCACATCTCAAAATCAACTCCTTCAACATCAAGTTGATGTGTTTGAAAAATCTCGTGATGCCGATATAATTCTTGATTTAGCACCCACAGGTACAGGTAAAACAAAAGCAGGATTCACAGTTTTATTACACAAACCTACAAAAAGTGCTGTCTATATTGCCCCAACTAATGCTTTGATAGAGCAGCAACGTGAAGCTGCTGAAAATTTTGTCAAAGATGCTAATTTACCGCATGTAGTCAAATCAGCTTCGGCAAAAGAAATTAGAGCATGGTCAGATGATAAAGTTGGTAAGCGACCTGGAGAAAAGCTGTATAACGTTTTGCGAAATCCAGCAACTATATTTCCAGAGGTAGGTGCAAATAGAGCAATTATACTGGTGACCAATCCCGATATTTTTTACTATGCCACCTTTTTCGCTTACAATTCACATGACAGAGGTAATATTGCTAGCAGTTTTTACACTAAGTTTAGCACA
It encodes the following:
- the cas7d gene encoding type I-D CRISPR-associated protein Cas7/Csc2, producing MSIQKLSSVLAQTYENFPKGRFITLAVLRTTQSETILRTEGSGEPMCSEFVQAGINDENIIQRLVMTKRKQVAPERRYGREHLRAHELLYTSKDGALCSLNTNAPCEMCVDCFLYGFAAGGGGAQKSRIWTEDAFSVLPATEVLGERTINATYENGTMRDQNGNASTALNTSEYIKPGVHFLDVVTLKDVTADELRYIIGNILYTSRYGAVSSRVGRIENSILGIFGSIAELPSSLELVQAIYDALEKPLEHPMNSKRLAEKAKEVLSSWKNKRGVSVYLSDEEVASVISDVEHHWSEEKRDNFLKQLSQSYEPFRQVPAESKKGKSKGKKATAEVES
- the cas5d gene encoding type I-D CRISPR-associated protein Cas5/Csc1; the encoded protein is MTTIPFQQAKLVELICLEPVFFASRELSDTYYTEGTIGNYALTYALGLVYSPYRLQGQATGRPTYKEDFEAIAQAFYILPASPANGRVTFRFERFNALSDAYWYAMTNNRVATAREDLPLQRQGKKPNSFRPSNFPQTGRLRMIERGNKFQTVVFGDRELPDYIRVGKFASKVKVNVLEQFDVISLPNGQYQTRAYLNVADLPPQIEILSFDLISMPPAPILKNLHFQGTAWQVGEIIVPSGLQFCCGARSND